A genomic segment from Dechloromonas denitrificans encodes:
- the glmS gene encoding glutamine--fructose-6-phosphate transaminase (isomerizing): MCGIVAAAAGNNIVPVLVEGLKKLEYRGYDSAGIAVIGSTEIERVRSVGRVAELEAASAATRATTGIAHTRWATHGVPCERNAHPHVSGTIAVVHNGIIENYESLRSELTAQGYVFTSDTDTESIAHLIEATLKSEPDLFKAVQIACRRLVGAFAIAVIDHSQPGKIVVTREGSPLLLGVSETGNYAASDASALLQVTRNMVYLENGDIAELTATSVRITRLDGTPVERPVHVSQLSAAAVELGNYQHYMQKEIFEQPEALANTLEIVGGSKSIQPGIFGAEAANLLADIDSILILACGTSSHSGFTARYWLEAIAGVPCNVEIASEYRYRTSVPNPRQLIVAISQSGETADTLAALRHAKSLGQTKTLAICNVPESAIVRECALRFITRAGPEIGVASTKAFTTQLAALFLLVLVMAKVRQQLSAEQEAIYIEQLRHLPVAVNKVLGLESDIEAWAKRFADKHHALFLGRGRHYPIALEGALKLKEISYIHAEAYPAGELKHGPLALVDANMPVISVAPNDQLLDKLKSNLKEVQARGGELYVFADADSEIPESEGVHILRLPEHYGELSPILHVIPLQLLSYHVALVKGTDVDKPRNLAKSVTVE; this comes from the coding sequence ATGTGTGGCATCGTCGCGGCAGCAGCCGGCAACAACATCGTTCCCGTCCTCGTTGAAGGGCTGAAGAAACTCGAATACCGGGGCTATGACTCGGCCGGGATTGCCGTCATCGGCAGCACTGAGATCGAACGTGTCCGCTCGGTCGGCCGGGTCGCCGAGCTTGAAGCCGCGTCGGCCGCAACCCGCGCCACAACCGGCATTGCCCACACCCGCTGGGCAACGCACGGCGTGCCATGCGAACGCAACGCTCACCCGCATGTTTCCGGCACGATCGCCGTCGTTCATAACGGCATCATCGAAAATTACGAAAGCCTGCGCAGCGAACTGACGGCTCAAGGTTATGTCTTCACATCGGACACCGACACCGAAAGCATCGCCCACTTGATCGAAGCCACGCTGAAAAGCGAGCCCGACCTGTTCAAGGCCGTGCAGATTGCCTGCCGCCGCCTGGTCGGCGCCTTCGCCATCGCCGTTATCGACCACAGCCAACCGGGCAAGATCGTCGTCACCCGCGAAGGGTCGCCTCTGCTGCTCGGCGTTTCGGAAACCGGCAACTACGCCGCATCCGATGCTTCGGCGCTGCTCCAGGTCACACGCAACATGGTCTATCTGGAAAATGGCGATATTGCCGAGTTGACCGCGACATCCGTCCGCATCACCCGCCTCGACGGTACGCCGGTCGAGCGCCCGGTGCATGTCTCGCAACTCTCGGCCGCAGCCGTCGAGCTGGGCAATTACCAGCACTACATGCAGAAGGAAATTTTCGAGCAGCCGGAGGCGTTGGCCAACACGCTCGAAATCGTCGGCGGCAGCAAATCGATCCAACCCGGCATTTTCGGCGCAGAAGCTGCCAACTTGCTGGCCGATATCGACTCGATTCTAATTCTTGCCTGCGGCACCAGCAGCCATTCGGGCTTCACCGCCCGTTACTGGCTCGAAGCCATTGCCGGCGTGCCGTGCAATGTCGAAATTGCCAGCGAATACCGCTACCGTACCTCGGTGCCAAACCCGCGTCAGCTGATCGTCGCCATTTCGCAATCCGGCGAAACAGCCGACACGCTGGCCGCCCTGCGCCATGCCAAGTCGCTCGGCCAGACCAAGACGCTGGCCATCTGCAACGTGCCGGAATCGGCCATCGTCCGCGAATGCGCCCTGCGCTTCATCACTCGCGCCGGCCCGGAAATCGGCGTTGCCTCGACCAAGGCTTTCACCACCCAGCTCGCCGCGCTCTTCCTGCTGGTACTGGTCATGGCCAAGGTACGCCAGCAACTGAGCGCCGAACAGGAAGCCATCTATATCGAACAACTGCGCCACCTGCCTGTCGCGGTCAACAAGGTGCTCGGCCTCGAATCGGATATCGAAGCCTGGGCCAAACGCTTTGCCGACAAGCACCACGCCCTTTTCCTCGGTCGCGGCCGGCACTATCCGATTGCCCTTGAAGGCGCCCTGAAGCTCAAGGAAATTTCCTACATTCATGCCGAAGCCTATCCGGCCGGCGAATTGAAACATGGCCCGCTGGCGCTGGTCGATGCCAACATGCCGGTCATCTCGGTCGCTCCGAATGATCAGTTGCTCGACAAGCTGAAATCCAATCTCAAGGAAGTCCAGGCACGCGGTGGCGAGCTTTATGTCTTCGCCGATGCCGACTCGGAAATTCCCGAATCGGAAGGCGTGCACATCCTGCGCCTGCCGGAACATTACGGCGAACTCTCACCGATCCTGCACGTCATTCCGCTGCAGTTGCTGTCTTACCACGTCGCGCTGGTCAAAGGCACCGACGTGGACAAGCCGCGCAACCTGGCCAAATCGGTCACCGTCGAATAA
- a CDS encoding symmetrical bis(5'-nucleosyl)-tetraphosphatase produces the protein MANYAIGDIQGCYDSLCRLLELCKFDAAHDRIWLVGDLVNRGPKSLETLRLIKSLGPSAVTVLGNHDLYLLMVAEGGAKFRAKDDTLQAIFDAPDCSELLDWLRQQPLCYTEDNYCMVHAGLLPQWTARQARALSGEVEAALQGPDYRQFLKNLWGSDPAGWSDELSGWPRLRVIVNAMTRMRFCTPEGIMEFKAKGKLSNTPAGHIPWFDAPNPRYTDSVLITGHWSALGLKVLPHFLALDSGCLWGGHLTAVRLEDRSVFQVNCSAEEAQPLD, from the coding sequence ATGGCGAACTACGCAATCGGCGACATTCAGGGCTGCTACGACTCCCTTTGCCGCTTGCTCGAGTTATGCAAGTTCGACGCAGCGCATGACCGCATCTGGCTGGTCGGCGACCTGGTCAACCGCGGGCCGAAATCGCTGGAAACGCTCCGCCTGATCAAATCGCTCGGCCCGTCGGCGGTGACCGTGCTCGGCAATCACGATCTTTACCTGCTGATGGTGGCAGAAGGCGGGGCCAAATTTCGCGCCAAGGACGATACTTTGCAGGCCATCTTTGATGCCCCGGACTGCAGCGAGCTACTCGACTGGCTTCGCCAGCAACCGCTGTGCTACACCGAGGACAACTATTGCATGGTGCATGCCGGCCTGTTGCCCCAATGGACCGCCAGGCAAGCCAGAGCGCTGTCAGGCGAAGTCGAGGCTGCCCTGCAGGGCCCGGATTATCGCCAATTCCTCAAAAACCTATGGGGCAGCGACCCTGCCGGCTGGTCGGATGAACTAAGCGGCTGGCCGCGCCTGCGCGTCATCGTCAACGCCATGACCCGCATGCGCTTCTGCACCCCGGAAGGCATCATGGAATTCAAGGCCAAAGGAAAGCTGAGCAACACCCCGGCCGGCCACATTCCCTGGTTTGACGCGCCCAATCCCCGCTATACCGACTCGGTATTGATTACCGGCCACTGGTCGGCACTCGGCCTTAAAGTGCTACCGCACTTTCTGGCACTGGACTCCGGCTGTCTGTGGGGAGGCCACCTGACGGCGGTTCGCCTTGAAGATCGTTCGGTATTTCAGGTGAACTGCTCGGCAGAGGAAGCCCAGCCGCTCGACTGA
- a CDS encoding GNAT family N-acetyltransferase, which yields MENIQKDAGRVRPKRHTLDVGLARSPSEILDAQRLRYRVFAGEMGANLPSRTPGVDHDIYDPYCDHLVVRDTQSGEVVGTYRILSPENARQIGYYSENEFDLTRLQHLRSRLVEIGRSCVHPDYRTGATITLLWSGLAQYMTERGYDYLMGCASISMADGGHAAASLYNRLSEEHLGPQEYRVFPRCPLPLAALQQDRPAETPPLIKGYLRAGAWICGEPAWDPDFNTADLPILMPMAKVSSRYAKHYLG from the coding sequence ATGGAAAATATCCAAAAAGATGCGGGACGTGTGCGTCCCAAGCGCCATACGCTCGATGTCGGGCTGGCCCGTAGCCCGAGTGAAATTCTTGATGCCCAGCGCCTGCGCTATCGTGTTTTCGCCGGTGAGATGGGGGCCAATTTGCCCTCCCGGACCCCGGGGGTGGATCACGATATCTACGATCCGTATTGCGACCATCTGGTCGTACGCGACACGCAAAGCGGCGAAGTGGTTGGCACCTATCGCATTCTTTCGCCGGAAAATGCCCGCCAGATCGGCTATTACTCGGAAAACGAGTTCGACCTGACCCGTCTGCAGCACCTGCGCTCGCGGCTGGTAGAAATCGGTCGTTCCTGTGTTCATCCGGATTACCGTACCGGTGCAACGATCACGCTGCTCTGGTCCGGCTTGGCCCAGTACATGACCGAGCGTGGCTACGATTACCTGATGGGCTGCGCATCGATCAGCATGGCTGACGGCGGCCATGCTGCGGCCAGCTTGTATAATCGCCTCTCGGAAGAACATCTGGGGCCGCAGGAATACCGTGTTTTCCCGCGTTGTCCCTTGCCGCTGGCGGCCTTGCAGCAGGATCGTCCGGCTGAAACGCCGCCCTTGATCAAGGGCTATTTGCGGGCCGGGGCATGGATCTGCGGCGAACCGGCATGGGATCCCGATTTCAACACGGCTGACCTGCCCATCCTGATGCCGATGGCCAAGGTGTCTAGCCGCTACGCCAAGCACTATTTGGGATAA
- a CDS encoding glycine zipper 2TM domain-containing protein — protein sequence MKTLPLLFISLALLAGCATSKSGDVYSRDQARREMNVRMGTVESVRTVALEGTKSGVGTVAGAAVGGVAGSGLGGGKGQIVGAVLGAVVGGLAGSAVEEGVTRKDALEITVKLDNDRMIVVVQEAAPGAFRPGERVRVVSGTGETRITH from the coding sequence ATGAAAACCCTTCCCCTGCTTTTTATTTCGCTGGCCTTGCTGGCCGGTTGTGCAACCAGCAAGTCCGGCGATGTTTACAGTCGTGACCAGGCGCGCCGCGAAATGAATGTGCGCATGGGAACGGTTGAGTCGGTGCGTACCGTGGCGCTTGAAGGCACCAAGTCCGGCGTGGGTACCGTTGCCGGTGCTGCCGTTGGCGGCGTGGCCGGCAGCGGACTGGGTGGCGGTAAAGGTCAGATCGTCGGAGCCGTGCTTGGCGCGGTCGTCGGTGGTCTGGCGGGGAGCGCCGTCGAGGAAGGCGTGACACGCAAGGATGCGCTGGAGATTACCGTCAAACTGGATAATGACCGGATGATCGTCGTTGTTCAGGAAGCTGCGCCGGGAGCGTTCCGTCCGGGCGAGCGTGTGCGGGTCGTCTCCGGGACTGGCGAGACGCGCATCACCCACTGA
- a CDS encoding carbohydrate kinase family protein produces MSTLICGSLAFDNIMVFPDRFKNHILPEQIHILNVAFLVPELRREFGGCAGNIAYNLMLLGGEPLIMATVGDDAAVYLDRLDKLGLPRTHVRQVPGSFTAQAFITTDLDDNQITAFHPGAMSFSHLNKVEQAKTATLGIVGPDGREGMMQHARDFAAAGLPFIFDPGQGMPMFSGDELLDFMRLAEYACFNDYEAKLLCDRTGRSLEQLAGEVKALIVTRGGEGSEIYAAGQRYDIPCVEADQLLDPTGCGDAYRAGLLYGITNGFDWLTTGRLASVMGAIKIASRGGQNHQPSREEIAARYQRAFGTQPW; encoded by the coding sequence ATGAGCACCCTGATCTGCGGTTCGCTGGCTTTCGACAACATCATGGTCTTCCCGGACCGTTTCAAGAATCACATCCTGCCCGAACAGATTCATATTCTGAACGTGGCGTTTCTGGTGCCCGAACTGCGTCGTGAATTTGGCGGTTGCGCCGGCAATATTGCCTACAACCTGATGCTGCTTGGCGGCGAGCCGTTGATCATGGCGACGGTCGGTGACGATGCTGCGGTCTACCTCGATCGCCTCGATAAACTCGGTCTGCCGCGTACGCATGTGCGTCAGGTGCCGGGCAGTTTTACCGCCCAGGCTTTCATCACGACCGATCTTGACGACAACCAGATCACGGCCTTCCACCCGGGCGCGATGAGCTTTTCGCACCTCAATAAAGTTGAGCAGGCCAAGACAGCCACCTTGGGGATTGTCGGGCCGGATGGCCGCGAAGGCATGATGCAGCACGCCCGTGATTTTGCGGCAGCCGGCTTGCCCTTCATCTTCGATCCGGGTCAGGGCATGCCGATGTTCAGCGGTGACGAATTGCTCGATTTCATGCGACTCGCCGAGTATGCCTGTTTCAACGATTACGAAGCCAAACTGCTTTGCGACCGCACCGGGCGTAGCCTCGAACAGCTGGCTGGCGAGGTCAAGGCGCTGATCGTGACGCGTGGTGGTGAAGGTTCCGAAATTTACGCTGCTGGCCAACGCTATGACATTCCTTGTGTCGAGGCCGATCAACTGCTCGACCCGACCGGCTGTGGCGACGCTTATCGTGCCGGTCTGCTTTACGGCATTACCAATGGCTTTGACTGGCTGACAACGGGGCGCCTGGCATCGGTCATGGGGGCCATCAAGATAGCTTCGCGCGGTGGCCAGAATCATCAACCGAGCCGCGAAGAAATTGCGGCGCGTTATCAACGTGCCTTCGGCACCCAGCCCTGGTGA
- a CDS encoding DUF3426 domain-containing protein produces the protein MRTRCPVCSTIFRVTSEQLRLRAGKVRCGHCDSIFNAFEALLEDEPPAVAVVPEPPAVVPPAVRPDPVPPPVVSAFSPSEPVRPAFDEPPVQPVAPVQQIELPAEPEVPLEPEIQAGDIPAPVVVPDEPAEVFEPEAAPAPPELPSRAEPLNEPTAQAVEKIETMEESTLAAREAGLVAARELSDTPAYNRWAAGALAGNGMGGFSHEAEHAATWPFVLVSIVLGVALSCQLLFYFRTDLVRRMPDLAGLYALAAVDVPLPQDSDLVAIESSDLQSDNARGLFVLQAALRNRAAHAQAWPALELTLTDVHDMVVARRVLLAPDYLPPGISPVSFPANGELAIRLWVEAKDIGAAGYRLYVFYP, from the coding sequence ATGCGGACACGCTGCCCGGTTTGCAGCACGATTTTTCGTGTTACCTCCGAGCAGTTGCGCCTTCGGGCGGGCAAGGTCCGTTGCGGCCATTGCGACTCAATTTTCAATGCCTTCGAGGCTTTGCTCGAAGATGAGCCGCCGGCTGTCGCCGTTGTGCCGGAACCGCCGGCGGTAGTTCCGCCAGCCGTCCGGCCGGACCCGGTCCCGCCGCCCGTCGTTTCAGCCTTCAGTCCGTCCGAGCCGGTCCGTCCGGCGTTCGACGAGCCTCCGGTTCAGCCTGTCGCGCCCGTTCAGCAAATCGAACTCCCGGCGGAGCCGGAAGTTCCGCTTGAGCCGGAGATTCAAGCTGGCGATATCCCGGCACCGGTCGTCGTGCCTGACGAGCCGGCAGAGGTTTTCGAGCCTGAGGCTGCTCCCGCACCACCCGAGTTGCCGTCGCGGGCCGAGCCGTTGAACGAGCCGACAGCGCAGGCGGTCGAGAAAATCGAAACAATGGAAGAGTCGACACTCGCGGCGCGCGAAGCAGGCTTGGTTGCCGCGCGTGAGTTGAGCGATACCCCGGCTTACAATCGCTGGGCTGCCGGGGCGCTGGCCGGCAACGGCATGGGCGGATTCAGTCATGAAGCCGAGCACGCGGCGACCTGGCCCTTCGTGCTTGTTTCCATCGTCCTCGGCGTCGCCTTGTCCTGCCAGTTGCTGTTCTACTTCCGGACCGATCTGGTGCGTCGCATGCCCGATCTGGCGGGCTTGTACGCCCTTGCTGCGGTCGACGTGCCTTTGCCGCAGGATTCCGATCTGGTGGCCATCGAATCCTCCGATTTGCAGTCCGACAATGCGCGCGGCCTGTTCGTCCTGCAGGCAGCACTGCGCAACCGTGCGGCACATGCCCAGGCGTGGCCGGCGCTCGAACTGACGCTGACCGATGTGCATGACATGGTCGTTGCACGTCGCGTTCTGCTGGCGCCCGACTATCTGCCGCCGGGTATCAGTCCGGTTTCTTTCCCGGCCAACGGCGAACTCGCCATTCGTCTGTGGGTCGAAGCCAAGGATATCGGTGCCGCCGGTTATCGTCTTTACGTTTTTTACCCTTGA
- the prmA gene encoding 50S ribosomal protein L11 methyltransferase, with protein sequence MAWQSVSFLTVASHAEPLCDALLEVGALSASIEDADAGTPDEKPQFGEPGSVNSPGWDRSRVVALLEPDTDVAALLAAAGAQIGLTEVPAFTVEIIEEQNWVQLTQAQFDPIRVSERLWIVPSWHESPDPAAVNLILDPGMAFGTGSHPTTRLCLEWLERVVTDQASVLDYGCGSGILAIAAARLGAGRVAGVDIDPHAVLAARANAERNGVTALFADSTAPVAGQYDLVVANILSNPLRVLAPAICAHVRSGGQLALSGILREQAEEIIDIYAQWLPMQVADTREDWVCLSGVMP encoded by the coding sequence ATGGCCTGGCAAAGCGTCAGTTTCCTGACCGTTGCATCGCACGCCGAACCGCTGTGCGATGCGCTTCTGGAGGTCGGCGCGTTGTCGGCCTCGATCGAGGACGCGGATGCCGGTACGCCGGATGAAAAGCCGCAATTTGGCGAGCCGGGTTCGGTCAATTCTCCGGGCTGGGATCGCTCCCGCGTTGTTGCCTTGCTTGAGCCGGACACCGATGTGGCCGCCCTGCTCGCCGCAGCCGGTGCGCAAATCGGTCTGACCGAGGTGCCGGCTTTCACGGTCGAGATCATCGAGGAGCAGAACTGGGTCCAGCTGACCCAGGCGCAATTCGATCCGATCCGTGTTTCCGAGCGCTTGTGGATTGTTCCGTCGTGGCACGAGTCACCCGACCCTGCTGCGGTCAACCTCATTCTGGACCCCGGAATGGCGTTTGGCACAGGTTCCCATCCAACTACCCGGCTTTGCCTGGAGTGGCTTGAGCGCGTTGTTACCGACCAGGCTTCCGTGCTGGATTACGGTTGTGGCTCCGGCATTCTGGCGATTGCTGCAGCCCGCCTTGGGGCGGGTCGCGTTGCCGGTGTGGACATTGATCCGCATGCAGTTCTGGCGGCGCGAGCCAATGCCGAGCGTAACGGCGTAACGGCACTTTTCGCTGATTCCACCGCACCGGTTGCCGGGCAATACGATCTCGTTGTCGCCAATATCCTGTCGAATCCCCTGCGTGTTTTGGCGCCGGCAATCTGCGCCCATGTCCGTTCCGGCGGACAACTGGCCCTTTCCGGAATCCTGCGCGAACAGGCCGAGGAAATCATCGACATCTACGCTCAGTGGCTGCCCATGCAAGTGGCCGACACCCGCGAAGATTGGGTTTGCCTGAGCGGAGTCATGCCCTGA
- the accC gene encoding acetyl-CoA carboxylase biotin carboxylase subunit has protein sequence MFEKVLIANRGEIALRIQRACRELGIKTVVVYSEADREAKYVKLADESVCIGPASSTLSYLNVPAIISAAEVTDAQAIHPGYGFLSENADFAERVETSGFVFIGPRAETIRLMGDKVSAKNAMKEAGVPCVPGSDGALPEDPKEIVKIARAVGYPVIIKAAGGGGGRGMRVVHTEAALVNAVAMTRQEAGTFFGNPSVYMEKYLENPRHVEIQVLADEYKSAIYLGERDCSMQRRHQKVIEEAPAPHIPARLISRIGERCAEACRKIGYRGAGTFEFLYENGEFYFIEMNTRVQVEHPVTEMITGVDIVQEQIRVAAGEKLRYKQKDVVFRGHSIECRINAEDPFTFVPSPGKIAFYHPPGGPGIRVDSHIYQGYTVPSHYDSMVAKVISYGDTREQAIRRMRIALSEMSIQGIKTNIPLHQELMQDARFVEGGTSIHYLEQKLADKGEVKK, from the coding sequence ATGTTCGAGAAAGTTCTGATCGCCAATCGGGGCGAAATTGCGCTACGTATTCAGCGTGCCTGTCGCGAACTCGGTATCAAGACGGTCGTCGTCTATTCCGAGGCCGACCGTGAAGCCAAGTACGTCAAGCTGGCCGATGAGTCGGTGTGTATCGGTCCGGCCTCGTCTACGCTGAGCTACCTGAATGTGCCGGCGATCATTTCGGCCGCCGAAGTGACCGATGCCCAGGCGATTCACCCGGGTTACGGCTTCCTTTCCGAAAATGCCGATTTTGCCGAGCGCGTCGAAACCTCTGGTTTTGTCTTCATCGGTCCGCGGGCTGAAACCATTCGCCTGATGGGCGACAAGGTGTCGGCCAAGAATGCGATGAAGGAAGCCGGCGTGCCCTGCGTCCCGGGTTCGGACGGCGCGTTGCCGGAAGATCCGAAGGAAATCGTCAAGATTGCCCGCGCTGTCGGTTATCCGGTGATCATCAAGGCGGCTGGCGGTGGCGGTGGTCGCGGCATGCGCGTCGTGCATACCGAAGCTGCGCTGGTCAATGCCGTGGCGATGACCCGTCAGGAAGCCGGCACGTTCTTCGGCAATCCTTCGGTTTACATGGAAAAATACCTGGAAAACCCGCGTCACGTGGAAATCCAGGTGCTGGCCGACGAATACAAGAGTGCCATTTATCTTGGCGAACGCGATTGCTCGATGCAGCGCCGTCACCAGAAGGTGATCGAAGAGGCGCCGGCGCCGCATATTCCGGCACGTCTGATCAGCCGTATCGGCGAGCGCTGTGCCGAAGCCTGCCGCAAGATCGGTTACCGTGGTGCCGGTACGTTCGAGTTCCTCTACGAAAACGGTGAGTTCTACTTCATCGAAATGAACACCCGCGTTCAGGTCGAGCATCCGGTGACCGAAATGATTACCGGTGTCGATATCGTCCAGGAGCAGATTCGGGTTGCTGCCGGCGAGAAGCTGCGTTACAAGCAGAAGGATGTCGTGTTCCGTGGCCATTCGATCGAATGTCGCATTAACGCCGAAGATCCCTTCACGTTCGTACCATCTCCCGGCAAGATCGCCTTTTATCACCCGCCTGGCGGCCCCGGTATCCGTGTCGATTCGCACATTTACCAAGGGTACACCGTGCCGTCGCATTACGACTCCATGGTGGCCAAGGTGATTTCCTATGGCGATACGCGCGAGCAGGCGATTCGTCGCATGCGCATTGCGCTGTCCGAGATGAGCATTCAGGGCATCAAGACCAATATCCCGTTGCACCAGGAGCTGATGCAGGATGCCCGTTTCGTCGAGGGCGGCACCAGTATTCATTACCTCGAACAGAAACTCGCCGACAAGGGCGAAGTGAAGAAGTAG